One window from the genome of Pseudanabaena yagii GIHE-NHR1 encodes:
- a CDS encoding HlyD family secretion protein, protein MAKNEESKMQGSSRSLVANIVIVIVSVGLIAWAIRLVQLKFTSVASLDAVVNGVVIDIKTPQEGIITSLNADTGSIIEKDSVLLSIKNDQVSNLQVKQTSSRLSSQQSQLASAEGQLNQLLSLMELLQADNQNQKRLEVTEYSDRIEQFESDLRGAIARSQLAQVNYDRAVFLQKEGAYSQAVLDLAKAELQARKAEVESLEARRQSILTNREAASIGLTLDRTRSNYDPRVRLEEVQLQIDNQQRTISALRQSIADAKGELIEAKADVERHRNVIVKAPVSGVIWKLDARKGQLVRQEQSVGQMLDCSRRWVDVYVEEQSLEAIQIGMPAKIELYGSRNLVLKGTVSLIRSGLGRFNAGEDVAITIPQNLPRTTQIRVDLERNSDLGAPNVFCYVGYTGKVTLNK, encoded by the coding sequence GTGGCAAAGAACGAAGAATCAAAGATGCAAGGCTCCAGTCGCTCTCTTGTTGCAAATATTGTGATTGTTATCGTTAGCGTGGGGTTGATTGCTTGGGCAATTCGTTTGGTACAATTAAAATTTACTTCTGTTGCAAGTTTAGATGCAGTGGTTAATGGTGTAGTCATTGATATCAAAACACCACAAGAAGGCATTATCACATCTTTGAATGCAGATACAGGTAGCATTATTGAAAAAGATAGTGTTTTGTTGTCTATTAAAAATGATCAAGTTAGCAATCTTCAAGTCAAGCAAACTAGCAGCCGTCTTAGTAGTCAACAATCCCAACTTGCCAGTGCTGAAGGACAACTTAATCAATTACTGAGTTTGATGGAGTTATTGCAAGCCGATAACCAAAATCAAAAGCGTCTGGAGGTGACTGAGTACAGTGATCGCATTGAGCAATTTGAGTCAGATCTTAGAGGTGCGATCGCCCGTTCTCAACTTGCCCAAGTTAATTATGATCGTGCAGTGTTCCTTCAAAAAGAAGGAGCATATTCTCAAGCAGTGCTTGACCTAGCCAAAGCTGAGCTTCAGGCTCGTAAAGCGGAAGTTGAGAGTCTTGAAGCTCGTAGGCAAAGTATACTTACTAATCGAGAAGCTGCTTCCATAGGATTAACTCTTGATCGGACTCGGAGTAACTATGATCCACGGGTTCGATTAGAAGAAGTTCAGTTACAAATTGACAATCAACAACGCACGATCTCCGCCTTGCGCCAAAGTATTGCTGATGCCAAAGGTGAACTTATTGAAGCTAAAGCTGATGTTGAACGTCATCGCAACGTGATCGTCAAAGCCCCTGTATCTGGGGTAATTTGGAAACTGGATGCTCGTAAGGGACAACTGGTTCGTCAAGAGCAGTCTGTAGGACAGATGCTCGATTGCTCTAGACGTTGGGTAGATGTATATGTCGAAGAACAGTCGCTTGAGGCAATTCAGATAGGAATGCCTGCCAAAATAGAGTTATATGGTTCGAGAAATCTTGTTTTAAAAGGTACAGTCAGTCTCATTCGCTCTGGTTTAGGACGCTTTAACGCTGGGGAAGATGTTGCCATTACAATTCCCCAAAATTTGCCACGTACAACACAGATAAGAGTTGACCTTGAGAGAAATTCTGATTTAGGCGCTCCCAACGTATTTTGCTATGTTGGCTATACGGGTAAAGTGACGCTAAACAAGTAA
- a CDS encoding glycosyltransferase, giving the protein MKVALQPSKLKSKKIGFPSSILHLGTKQKSITQQFISPWVWGFFIVSITIFIACAFVALNRPTLLPFQIVNPLVFRPLPEFLSLPISFDDILIPAIAIAAFCLALIHIPANNFTRLIAHTVISILAIRYLVWRATVTLNTAHWLSVIISVILLMNELVWIGTYLLYLFQTTWTTESRRKREADHYEAAVIAGEYLPSVDVFIPTYKEPDFIVRRTAIGCQAMNYPNKTIYILDDTRRPHIQKMAEELGCKYITRPNNNHAKAGNLNNALPQTDGELITIMDADFVPFTNFLMRTVGFFQNPKYDLVQTPQFFYNPDYHARNLGLSDKMPNDMEHFFGHVQPGRDNGNCVICCGTSYVVRRSSLEAIGGYYTGCCVEDYQTSIKLLTNGGCIAYLNELLSMGESTRMFADFLDQRLRWLQGNMQVYFRKDLHIWTKLNWIQKSFHVSLIFFCFNPVVRFISLAMPLLSLFFGTSPLIASVSEYIYYAAPFAIAFLFVFGWSTGDRLSAIWNEVYETAFCFPAMGRLALILRNPFAKASTATRKGVKADRKNYNFCHTYPLLIMMSLTLIGVVMHYGGYLLGIWEINQHEYMGKEFLLFWLIYNFIVMAVALLSAIDQPVRRDVDRFPLCTFCKLTVKDRVYWGYTNDLSEGGASLTLNKNNELVNLQGTQEGLLEFVEHGFTVKCTVIRSASRDRFANASLKFQDVSLEQHRKLIVLLYCSLEWWKERKKPNGLDASLEVLAAIFKSKPLLNVHTN; this is encoded by the coding sequence ATGAAAGTAGCATTACAACCATCAAAGTTAAAGTCGAAAAAGATTGGCTTTCCCTCATCAATATTGCATTTAGGAACTAAACAAAAGTCAATCACTCAACAATTTATTTCCCCTTGGGTTTGGGGCTTTTTTATTGTTAGTATTACGATTTTTATAGCTTGTGCATTTGTAGCGTTAAATCGCCCAACTTTATTACCATTTCAAATAGTTAATCCCCTAGTATTTCGACCCTTACCTGAGTTTTTGAGTTTGCCAATATCCTTTGACGATATCCTGATACCTGCGATCGCGATCGCAGCTTTTTGTTTGGCTTTAATTCATATACCTGCAAATAACTTCACTCGACTCATTGCTCACACAGTGATCAGTATCTTAGCCATTCGCTATTTAGTATGGCGAGCTACAGTTACACTAAATACGGCACACTGGTTGAGTGTGATTATAAGCGTTATTTTACTGATGAATGAACTGGTCTGGATCGGTACTTATTTGTTGTATCTTTTCCAGACAACTTGGACAACGGAATCTAGACGCAAGAGAGAAGCCGATCACTATGAAGCAGCAGTAATCGCAGGTGAATATTTACCTTCAGTCGATGTATTTATTCCCACCTATAAGGAGCCAGATTTTATCGTTCGACGTACAGCAATTGGCTGTCAGGCGATGAATTATCCGAACAAGACTATCTATATTCTGGATGACACGCGCCGCCCTCATATTCAGAAAATGGCGGAAGAACTTGGCTGTAAATACATTACTCGTCCTAATAATAATCATGCTAAAGCTGGGAATCTCAACAATGCCTTACCCCAGACTGATGGTGAACTAATTACAATTATGGATGCGGATTTTGTCCCTTTTACTAACTTTTTGATGCGAACTGTTGGTTTCTTCCAAAATCCTAAATACGATCTAGTCCAGACCCCTCAATTTTTCTATAATCCTGACTACCATGCTCGAAATCTGGGGCTATCTGACAAGATGCCCAATGATATGGAACATTTTTTTGGTCATGTTCAGCCTGGACGAGATAACGGTAACTGCGTGATCTGTTGTGGCACATCCTATGTAGTGCGTCGAAGTAGTCTTGAGGCGATCGGCGGTTATTACACTGGTTGCTGCGTGGAAGACTATCAAACGTCCATAAAGTTACTTACCAATGGTGGGTGCATCGCCTATCTGAATGAACTATTGAGTATGGGTGAATCTACGCGGATGTTTGCTGATTTTCTCGATCAACGGTTGCGTTGGTTACAGGGAAATATGCAGGTTTATTTTCGTAAAGATTTACATATATGGACTAAATTAAACTGGATTCAAAAAAGCTTTCATGTTTCTTTGATTTTCTTTTGCTTTAATCCTGTTGTTCGCTTCATTTCGCTGGCTATGCCTCTGTTGAGCTTGTTTTTTGGTACATCACCTTTAATTGCATCCGTGTCTGAATATATATATTACGCAGCACCATTTGCGATCGCCTTCTTATTTGTATTTGGCTGGTCAACAGGCGATCGCCTGTCCGCGATCTGGAATGAAGTGTATGAAACTGCATTTTGTTTTCCTGCAATGGGTCGTTTAGCTTTAATTTTAAGAAATCCCTTTGCAAAAGCATCGACGGCTACACGTAAAGGTGTGAAAGCAGATCGCAAAAATTATAATTTCTGTCATACATATCCTTTGTTAATCATGATGTCCCTAACTCTGATTGGAGTCGTCATGCATTATGGAGGATATTTGCTTGGTATTTGGGAAATCAATCAACATGAGTATATGGGTAAAGAGTTTCTGCTCTTTTGGTTGATCTACAACTTTATTGTGATGGCGGTAGCCTTACTTTCGGCGATTGATCAACCCGTACGTCGTGATGTGGATAGGTTCCCATTATGTACTTTTTGTAAGTTAACTGTTAAAGATCGAGTGTACTGGGGCTATACCAATGACCTATCTGAAGGTGGAGCCAGTCTAACCCTGAATAAAAATAATGAGCTTGTCAATCTTCAAGGTACTCAAGAAGGTTTATTAGAGTTTGTGGAGCATGGTTTTACGGTTAAATGTACGGTAATTCGTTCGGCGAGTCGAGATAGATTCGCGAATGCATCCCTAAAATTTCAGGATGTTAGCCTTGAGCAACATCGTAAATTGATTGTTTTACTATATTGTTCACTAGAATGGTGGAAAGAGAGGAAGAAGCCCAACGGTTTAGATGCCAGCTTAGAAGTTCTAGCAGCAATTTTTAAGAGTAAGCCGCTATTGAACGTTCATACTAATTAA